The segment AGCTGCTGAGAGGAGGTAAGGTGTCAATGCAGTGACCCGGGACTAGTACCTTTGAGTTGCACTGGCAGTTGTTTGAATTCCTCCCTCCAGCCATACACAAAAATTGTCTCTTCTATAGTCCGTAAGGCAGTAAATGTAATCCTTCCTGGTAATCTGAAGAGACAAATTAGGAATATATGCAACCCTAGAATTCAAAATAGCTATCTAATTTCAGCCAGCGTTGCTCAAGTGCAGCGATATCCCCATGAAACTATTTCAAATCACTGATCCGATAAGAAACCGCTAATGAGTTTGTGAATTAAGCTGATCATTAAAGAACCTGACCAAAGCTGTAACGGATGCAAGCAAGAGGAAAGAACAGCGTGGCcgatgaaaaggagaaaaataatttcaaaatccTTTCTTGAAGCGGGGGTAAGCTATGGTGCTACAAGGTTTTGCCATGTGGTCTCTAAACCACTTCCAAGCTGGAACTTGTAAAGTAATATGTGAGAACTGCGGGGTCACAGACCATTAAGTTGACTGGATCTGGCAGCTCTGCACTCTCCCTCCCAAGCGTTAGAAGTCTGCAATTGAAATGTTTTGGCCAACCACCGCTGTTTGCGTCACCAGGTGATACCGAGGAAACCCCCACGTTATTCAACGTGAGACTTGTGTTCTCCGCTCTTTGCAACAGCGAAGTCATTTGAATCCAGGTAGTTCCACCCAAACAGCTATTCCGCAGCAATCCCAACATTTCTGAGCATCTAACTTGGCTTGTAGTCTTATCGACAACtctataaaaagaaagaggtgaCCTTTCATTCCAAGATATGAGACGATCAAACATCCTGACAAAAGTCAGCACATTTGATTCACTTATGGATTAGACTAAGGTAGAATCCTCTTCAGGGTGAAGTTCTGCTGGCTTCTATCATGACCACAACACTGAGAATTCCATCCACACACCAAACACGGTCACATGGAAGAAGATTCCAGAGTTGCTGCAGAAGTATTGCTACCTTTGTAGAATGCTTTGTAACATCCAACTGAAATCAGGTCTTTTCCATGCTGCCCTAAAAACATGTTATACCAGGCAGGGAGGTTCCACACATTAACCAACTGGACTGGGTTTCAAGAGCGACTTTATGACAACGATAGAAAAGAttggcttttgcttttttgcagGGAGATAGTTTACTTCCTTCCCTTTCGTGCATCACTGTAGTATTTGCAAGCACTATCCACCCTGACACCAGTACctagaatttcattttctttaatgctaCTGTTACAGTAAGTCAGCCTACCAAGCTGCCAGTGACTGCAGGCACTTCTAGAGCTCAAATGAGAGCAGAACCAAGTCAGAGATCGCTCCTGATATCCCACTAAAGAGCCGAAATGCTCACGTTTGTACACTGAAAGGATGAACGACTGTGTTGATCTTGTTGTGCAAATGCCCATCAGCTCTCTAGCTCTGAGACTCAGAACACCCAGCAAGCAGCCAtccacagtgctgcttttctccctaTTTCACTTGCGGGCATCCCAAAATGGGGATGTGGTAGGAGGAAAGGCATGGGAACTAGATAGAACTTGGAAAAAGACCAGACAAAACTAGAACCAAAAGGTGGGAAGCAATGGTGATGTTGGAAGGTCATGCTGAGAGGAGGAAGATAAGGGAACCAGCTGCTTTGGCCCAGAGAAACGGCAGAATCAAGGTCAACCTCTTTGCAACTTATCTCACGTAGGATGAGGAGGATGCATCCTACGGAAGCAGAGCTCCACAGCTGAGAGCTACTGCTCCATAAGCTTACTCATGACATTGCCTGTGTCTGAACTTACCTGCGGGACACAGAACTGTGAGGAAACATCCTATGCAGTCACCAGCTTGTCCACTTGCATACTGTGAGCCACAATTAGTAACTACAAGGACTTCAAGTTCCAAGCTGCCATTTCAGCCGTGCATTTTAGGTAAGACTTCACTTTGTTTGGCTGTCTAATAGTGCGTTTAGGGTATCACTTAAGTACTCTCCTGGAAGGCTGCCTTTCTATTATCATGCCTTTTATGAGGCTGTAAATAGCATTCTTAGAATTAAACAAGCAATAACCCTCAGTGTTCTGCAGCCATCCTTTCTCAAAAATTGTACATCTTTTCCCACATTTTTAGCAAAAGCGAGTAAGATTTACAGCATAGACTGTTCTCCACAGTCACAGTCTCACCCAAATGTTTCCCCTCGAGTTAATAATAAATACTTGCAAACACTAATCAGGCGCACCCGCATTAAGGAACCACCAAAACTCACCAATCAAGAACGGCAGTAGATCATTAATTTGCAGATAAAAGCTTTTCTCAACAGGGGCTGAAAGCTTGAAAGCGCTCACTTGCTTTCAAACAATTTCTCGGTCTACAGGACACCAGGACACCCGAGACCAACCCCAAGAGACACCGACCCCAAGAGACACGTACCCTTTTTCTCCAAGCACGTTTTCGATCATAGAAAGCCTTGGTCACAAAAATAAGCaagcttttttctttagaagtCTAGAGCCTCCTTTAGAAGCCTTCACTTCTAGAGAAGCTGTAGGTAGAGTTTACATCAGATGGGAACCTCTATCTTCTCTCTGGTTTTTCAGCTTTCCACAAGTCTACAACAGAACACCTTGGGGCTCATGGCCCAGCTCCTCCTTTTCACGAGCAGTGGGGAATACTCAACATCTGCTGAGCTCGTACTTTCTCTCCTTGGCCACTGGCAACTCTTTAAGACATGAGGAAAAGCTCCTCCCGAGCTTTCCAGAAAGTTCGAGGTAGCGCAGCCCTGGAGGAGCCGGGCAGTGCCCGCACAAACCAAGCGCATCCCCACGTTTCCGCAGGTCAGATAACCGCGTGCGTTTGTGAGCGGCCGTCCAACCCCGTTCTCTGCCGAGAGGAAACTGCTTTTAGCGCTAAAGGTGCCGGAAAGTTCCAGCAACGTGCCCTGGTTGGACCTCCAGAGCAGACGGGGGGTACAGCGCACAGCCATTTCCCACTTTCCGAGGAAAACCAAGTCTCAAATTACCACAGCGAGAAGCCACGTCCCAACCGAACTCGCAACACTCGCACCGCGCGGCGCAGCAGCGGCCGCCCCTTCGGCGACCCGGCGCTCGGGACCACGCGGAGGAGAACTCCCCAGCACGGCCACCGCAACGCCGGCCGCACACGCGCGTGGCCAGCGCAGCTCTCCTCCGTGCCACGGGGCAGCTACCCGACGCTGGCCAGCGCTTTTAACACTCTTCTGGCTCCCAGAACGGCCGTTTCCCTCCTCGCGCAGCTATCCTCCCGCCCCATCGCCCCGTTTTCCCCCTCGGGCGCGCCGTACGCGCGGCACCCTACACAGCGGACCCCGCTGACGgcccacagccttcccttccccgcTCCGCACGAAAGCGGCCGCGCTCCCTCCCGCCCCGTGGGGCCCCGCGGAGGGCGACGGGGGCGGGAAAGGGGcgcagcgcggggcgggcggcgctcGCTCACCTCGTCGTCGTGGTGCTGGCAGTAGCTGGCCCGCTCGGGGAAGACGGAGAGGATGTTGTAGGGCGAGGCGGGGTAGGGCGGGCTGAGGGcgagcggcgcggcggggccggcggaggcggcggcggggccggcggcgaAGCGCTCGATGAAGTGGTCCTTGGTGAGGCGGACGCGCTGGTGCGCCCGCACGCAGTTGTCGCACAGGTGCTCCTGGCAGTCCAGGCAGCGCGAGCTGGCGGCGTTGCCCTCGTCGCAGGAGCTGCAGCGCGGCTCGCCCTGCCGGCTGTGCGGCCGCCGCAGCAGCAGCGCCgccgggccgccgccgcccgaggaggaggacgaggaggcGGAGGGCGCGGCGGAGCCGGCGGCGGgcgaggaggcggcggcggcggcggcgcggtgcggcggcgggcggccgtGGTGGCGGTTGTtggccccgccgccccccgcgccgGAGCCGGCGGCGGGCCCGGAGCCGGCGGCGCGGCCGTTCTTCTGCTCGTCGGCGGCGGCCGCCACCACCACGACGTCCAGCAGGTTGCTGAGGAGGAAGTTGGAGGAGGGCAGCGCGTCCATGCCCGAGGGCTCCGAGATCACCACCTTCTGGTCGCAGATGGGGCAGCGCAGCTTGAGCGCGTCCCCCGCGGCGGGGTGCCGCTGCGCCTCCAGGCACTGGCGGCAGAAGGcgtgcaggcagggcaggacgtgcagccgccgcgccgcgcccccgCACGACGAGCCGCCGCCCCCCGAGGAGCCCGAGGTCTGCGACGAGGACGACGAGGTGGACGAGTTGGAGGAGAGCGGGGCGGGCGAGCCGCACATCTCCTTGCACAGCGGGCACACCTGGAAGTCGGCCTCCGGGAACGAAGCCATTGGCGGCGGGGGGGGAGagggcggcgcggccccgcccggGCGGGCAGCGGCGCGGGGAGAGCGGCGCTcagagcggggcggggggggctcaGCGCCGGCTCGCGGGCATCGCTCAGGCGCTCCGCCCGGCGGGAGCGCGGGGCCGGCTCCGCGCACGCGGCGTCATCGATCCGGCGCTGCGGGAGCCGGggccgccgcccggcccggccgcgctTCGGTGTCACGGCGCTCAGCGCCCGGCGCCCGCTCCCCGCGGCGTGAGACGAACGGTGCCGGTGCCCGGAGCGCTCCGTCCCGAGCGCCGCGCTCTCATCTCCCCCTCGGGGCCGCGGGCTCACGACGTGCTGCGGGCGCTCGTCCTCCTCCCGGCGCCCGGCGCATGGGCCCGGCGGCCCGGGGCCCCCCGGCGCGGGGAGCGGCTCCGTCCGTGCCGGGCTGCGCGGGTCGCTCTGAGCCGGGCggaggcggaggcggcggcggggctcTACCTCTCGTTGCGCTCTCTCTTCGCGGGGCGTTGCGTGGCgtcctcttttcctttaaacCTGTGCTTGGcggggggaaaggggaaattTCGTTTCAGTTCCCCCCCCCTCCGCTTTCGCGGCGCGGAGCGACTCTAGGAGAGGCACCGAACCACCGAAACtccccggccccccccccgcccccgaCGCCCGCTCCGCACCGCCGCCGCATGACTGGGGCTGGAGGCGGCGCCCACAACCCCGGCGGAGACCCACGCGGGCGGgacgcgggggggggggggggaggggggcggctCCGGGGTCGGAGCCCTGGACGCTCCTTCCCTCCCGGCGAGCGGGGCTGCCCGCACGCGGTGCCCGGCACAGAGGAACGGCGGCAGATCCCCGCCGGCCGCCCTGCATTATTCATGGAGGGTGGATTATATTCGCTCGCACAAATTGAAGCCGCTGTGCAATGCTATCCGAGAGCGCCTCGCTcgccccctcctcctcctcctctccggTTCTCCCTCGCTCCGAGCCCCTGCAGCGCCCGGGATCACATTTCCTTTGTCATCGCGCCTCTTCGCGTGGTGTTTtattgagaaaacaaaattatcagAAAACCCGAAgagggggatggaggagggGAGCGACGCGGCGACCCCCACGCCGccctgccccccagcagccctcagcccaccgcccggcccggccgaaTTGCGGCCATCACTCACCGatgcggcggcggcggcgtcCCGGGCGGCGCGGGATCCGGGCAGAGCCATCgcggcggggcgctgcggggcggtgcgggccGTGCCGCCCGGCCCGGGctgcggggggcgcggggcagCGCTGGGCCCGCCTCGGCTGCGGCCGCGGCACTGGGGCGGCGCGGCGTGCGGGAGCCTTTTAAGCTCCGACGGCGCGGGCTGACTTCCGCCCGGCCccggggggcggccggggggcggcggcagGAAACATTCGCCCTCCTCCCGCTCGACCTGCCCCCATCCGCCCTCCGCCGCGCGGGGCTGAGGCGCCGGGGACCCCCCCTCCGCACGCGCTTCGAGCCGCGCTCTCCCCCGTTTCGCTCGGAGATGCGGCGCTGGGGCCGCTCTTTGAAAGCGTCGGGCCGGGGGCGGGCGCTGCCCTTCCTCCGACGCGGCGGAATCGGCAGCGATTCGCCTCCGTCCCTTCGAACCGCCGCTCTCGGGGCGGCGAGCGCCTGCGGGGAACGCTGCAAGCGCCCGGAGAGCTGCGGCGCCCCGAGCGTGCGGGGtgcgggccgggggcggcgggaggggggcggggagcggggccggtGGGTCGGGGGGAAGCAAAAGGCGCTCGCAACGAACGCGTGCGGACTGATGGTGATGGAGTGATGGTGATGGGTGAGAAGAAATAGGGAAAAGGAAACCGCGCTGTTAGAACGCGCCGAGTGGTACTGCTGCTCCGGTCAGGCCTCGGGCACGCAAATATCTGGCTGCTCGCTGAAACCGTCcgctcaaaaataaaacatcttttgTCCCTTGCTGGCAGGTACGGAAGGCAGCAGCGAGGATCTGTGCTGCCGGCGTCCCCAAGCACAGATGTCTGGCACAGCATCCTCGTGGCACAGCGTGGAGGCATCCCCGGAGAGGCGCACGGGGTGGCCCATGCGTGTGGAGTTGTAAACCAGCACAAACGGTTGtcacagccctcagcagtgcGTGCAACTGGGAATGGGTGTGATGTAGTGCTAAAGGATTGGGCTCGTGGGCTGTGTTCTCTGTATATACATCTGTGTGTTCACATCAGGGGTTGCAGGTGAAGCCCACCACGGCTCTGACTTGCAGAGGGTAAAGAGCCATTGAGCCCCTTCTCAGATCTGCACCATGGCCGTGGCAGAGGACTATGGTGTCTGGGAGATGTCTTTCTCCGGAGGACACAGTCAGTGGTGTGGAGTGGCAGCTCCAAGGCCAGCAGGCACCTGGTTAGGCTGCTTTAGTTCCCAGAGAATGCTTTCTGTGCGCCCCCCTTGGTTGGAACCCTCACCTTCTGCGTTCAGAAGTACTGAAACCCGGCAGAAGCTCCCAGATGCACATCTCCAAGCACAATGACACTGTCACTCCTGTGGGTCCGTATTCCCTGACTGTCATCCTCAGGTTGTAGCACCTCCATCTTGCTAAGTGCCTCTGTCCTTCTCTGTCCTCCACCCCCCCAGAGGGAATGCAGCATTCTGAGGTTTCTGCTGATTATGAGgggatttctgttttccttatgAAGACCCCCAGAAAGAAGCTGGCAGGACGCACCAGCCCTGCACTCAGTTCTGCACCGGCGGCTGCCAGAGCACTCAGTGCAGCGCCGAGCACTGTTCTGCTCGGTGCAGTGACTCGGTGCTGCTCAATCCGTTCCCTCCAGCCGTCAGCCCCTCAGGTCTACGCAGGCAGAGCCAGGCTCCAATGTACCCCACTCATTTTCTAATCCAACGGCATGTGGGCCAGTAGCAGCACGAGGGCGATGGATGAGGTGTGAGACCACGGGTTCCTCGCAGACAGCAGGGTGAGAACTTGTTTGGGTGATGTTTCCCTGGGAAGCTCGTGCTGCACACGTACactttttgtttccagaaacaaaagaacaatgGCTATCCTGGTTAGCAACCATCGTTCCTCTGTGCCATATAAATGACATCTCGCTGCTTCCGTGGGTGGCTGAGGCGCTTCTCGGCACTTTGTGCCTTCTCCTTTGTGTCGCTATGTGGAGTATTCTCGCATTTATTCCCATCTCCCAATTTTTTCACGCCCATTTCTCTTGTCCTTCCTTTGTCCCGTCTCACACACCGCTGCCGATCTCAATTTCAGACGACGTGGCACGTTCACAGGGCGAGCCCATCGCTTCCACTGCATCGAAACCACAGCTGTGCCACGACCACATCGCATCTGCATTAAGATATTAGAGCATTCCAACCACGTGAAGATCTGGGCTCAGGCAGATCTCCAGAGACACCCACCTCACCTCGGGATAGCTCTGAAGGTTTGGGCCAATTGCCACCTAAGTGGAACATCTCTACTTGGCAACATTTGACCAACTCCCCAGCCACTGCAGCTGAACTCTGCattggaaatacatttttgtttctcctaTTGCAGAGGAAAGTAGGATGCTGGGGTGCAGGGCTGCCCCTGAACGGCTCCCTGGCATCTGCTGCAGGGGTTGGGTTGTGCTTTCCGCCTCCTGTACTCAGAAACTTTGTTTGCTTGAAGGAAAGCACCTgctttctgccagcagcacaacGGGACGAACGGAGAGGTGTTCTGCCAACAGCAGTACAGCTGGAAAAGTCCGGGGTCTGGAGGTTAAAAGCTTTGTTAAGTAGAACCAGGTACAGTGATTGTAGGTTTGGGGTTATTTTACTGTAGTTTTAAAGGCAAACATTCACACAAGGAGCTCTCCCCTGCACCACCTGCGTGCAGTGGCCCAGCAGCCGGACAGCTTTcctcctctgtgctgagcacaaCAGCAGTGTGTGAGCTCGAAGCTCAGTGTAGTTGAGAGCCGATGAGGCTGAGGAGCTGGTGTGCATCCCTCAGCATGCACACGTAATGGTGAACGAATGGCAGTCAGCTCCTCTTGGCACTGTGGCTGCTCTGCACGTAAGGATCCGCAGAACATCTCTCCAGATCTCACCACGGTGAAAGCTTCAGCAAGACTTTTATGCTGCCTTCATCTTGGGGGATTTCTCATTTGTCAAATAGTCCCAAATAAATGGAAGAGGaaggttttgctgttgttcctTAACTCATTGTTAGTGACTTATTCATTACACCCTGAGGAAtatccatctcttttttttggCTCTCACCACGACTGCACTCCACAGACAACTGTGCCACATTAGTCCAGCCACTTTAGCACTGATTTGtgcttttcccccctttccttatttttccccccCGAGAACACAAACTGCTAAATTTGCCTCAGATTCCACATTTGCCATGCCTGCTCTTGCACACTGACTCTGGCTCAGCCATATATCTGTCATTGGATCCATTAGTAAGTACAGTAGTTGAGTTCAGCTTTCTGCGTGTGTTGCTGAGCTTCCTGCACGCTATGCTGGGTCTCAAGGAGGTTTGGGgagcaaagcagtgctgagtCTTTTCCCTATGGTATAAATCAGGGGAGCTGGCTCAAGTAACACATTAATTCAAAGCCCCTCTTCTGCCCATCCATCTCCCCTCCAGTGGGGTCACCTTGAGTTTAAAGATGTGCTCATGGGGGTCTGGTGGGATCCAGAAGGGAACAGAGATGGCCTCCCCCTATACACCTGTGCAAGTCGAACCTCTAGATCCTGCTGGTGAGTACGTAACTTTGCATGagagcatttcttttctgtgctttctgattCATTCCTTCCTCCTTACAGAAATTCTGGCTGGAAATCAGGTATTTGCACTCACTAAGTGGGATTTACCTCATAAGGACTTTTAGCACCTTTATCTCCCAATAACTCTACCTCAGAAATGAGTTTTCTCTTCCAGACCTCTTGACTCTCCCTGCATTCCCCATCTGCCCCATCGGATCCCTTCTTGGACCAAGTACCTGCAGTGTCTGAAGTCGCTAATGCTGATGGCACAACCCACAGCTGTTGTCC is part of the Gallus gallus isolate bGalGal1 chromosome 2, bGalGal1.mat.broiler.GRCg7b, whole genome shotgun sequence genome and harbors:
- the LOC121113087 gene encoding uncharacterized protein LOC121113087; translated protein: MAVAEDYGVWEMSFSGGHSASRHFVPSPLCRYVEYSRIYSHLPIFSRPFLLSFLCPVSHTAADLNFRRRGTFTGRAHRFHCIETTAVPRPHRICIKILEHSNHVKIWAQADLQRHPPHLGIALKRKVGCWGAGLPLNGSLASAAGVGLCFPPPVLRNFVCLKESTCFLPAAQRDERRGVLPTAVQLEKSGVWRLKALLSRTSGPAAGQLSSSVLSTTAVCELEAQCS